The DNA segment AAATTGTGTAAAATGATTTTTgtcgtaattttgtccgacgtgctatttataaatagataatttGGATAAAACCAACTAATTAGATtgttttaaaacacttgtaaaaataaattaagattgtcatttttccgcctaacaatcagtaaatagtcgtaaaaagcacgtaaagtaaCGTCTATTCAGACATGAAAACAGACGGATAACTAttaaaagaagtgaaaaatgtacttttatgtataaaataaataaaattcaaagaaattttactcgcggtcgatttttacaaatttggtaaatacgagataagtcatattttcacaatgaaacacatattaacaaaatgacatgcatgACAACATCTCAtcatcaatctgtcacgtttcatgtctgttagttctaattttgtccgcgacggaatatCACTACCggcaacgcggagttctcggctaaGAAGTCAGGGGCTTTAATCGTTTGAACTCGTTCAATTTTGCATTTtgtcatttctaaaaaaaaatttacaaaatttaaaaaatatgaatatatatgaaaaagtttgtataattttctaaaaatctttatacgtgaattctgatatattttaagatttctcattctatagttttcgaaaaaaatgttttaaatatggaaaaatttaaagcatctaaaatatttttttcagaaatcttcataaaattgaaaaatgttaaaaattctgagaaaaactTATACCATTGAATATATACAAATCAAATTATGTGACTTTGCTTTtgcttttttctaaaaaatcattttaacaaATTGCACAGTGAATGAAAAATGTCTAAGCATGATCTTGAAAAAACAAACCTCTTCTTTTAGTTCTTTCACTCTTTGTTCCAAGTCATagtctttcttcttttcttcgagcttctttttgttttgtgcaAATCTTGCTCTAACCTGATCTAATGTAGATCGTTCTATCTTCATGGACATCCCCAGATTACGttgatctaattaaaaattataaattataaataaaataaaaatatgtaaattctactataaatttctaaagtatttaaaaacttacgTTTTGTCCCATTGATATGGTCCAAAAAGTTAATCGAATCTTTGACAACACAGTCGCAAACATTGCAGTAATACCTATGGACAAAAATTAGATAACATAACTATAAtcaatgagaaattttttaagattatatcataaaaataacaaaaataattttatattgtataatctataaaattatacaaatttacataattttatagattatataaaataaatttattgtaaagttcaatataaatgtaataatataattgatatttttttaaaaatagttgaatTTCAAATTTCACCCTCCAGTTTGTGATGAtggtgtatttttattaatgacaaCACTCTTTCCCAATTTAGATTCAAGATCAACTTTATAATCTCTTTGCTTCAATAATTCTCTTTTAACTGCTGGCTGCTTGGGAATTCCTAATTCTTCCTCTGCAATCTCATCTTGGAGTCTTTGAAGGGCAATCCTTTCATATTCCTCTCGATTCCATTTTCTCCGGTGATCATCAGGTcgctataaaaaaaagttatattttaacaatatgattaatatattaatattaatgacaaCATAAGCATGTactgttttatttctttgacatttctgatatttttctatttttaattacatttgtgatatttaaccaaataattttagaaactaAACTTGTACTAAATATTCACAACAAATTATGAAGATTACACCAAAATATAGAAGTCAAAAATCGAGATGTAAACagattatgtattaaaaaattaaagtttaatattatttacagttaAGACCATTGCACGTAAAAAGGTTTTAATAGTAATCATAAGGCTGCAGTTATAAAGCTTGAAAAGATGCTGTTGAATTTTGGTACAAAATATGACGCaatctgttttaaataaataacatatacattttaactttttttatttctcttctttcaGCAATAAAATTTCGTTTTGAAGTTCAAAGATAATTAAGTTATGACTACGAAAGATTATGTTAAATGATCTAACCATATTTAAgctataaaatcaaatttatctgAAAGATGCAAAGAAAGGATATCATATATGCTACCAGAATATCATATatgctattattttaaaacagttaaCATCAGATTTCGTATCCATGTTTAATCATAtacctttaaattttataactataGCCTTATGATTATGACTACAAACTTTTTACGTGCAATGGCCTTTATGAACCAAAAAAGTGTAAATAATTACCATAGACATGTTTGCGTTATTTTTCTTCTCAcaataatagaatatttatcaaatatttatatgtgaGGTTAGCAAGAATATATCAATATGCCCCTTGCCACTCATGCCATCATGCCAGCCATAGAGAACCTCTAAAGGGCCTCgtacatgaaatgcataacagagtataagcgtagcataaggcctctggaccaatgggaatcttatgtaaatcaatatggcgatttTATGTTGGACGCTCATTGGtacatcggtcttatgttgtgtttattttatgttatgcatttcatgtgcgagacccttaagcctgttctacaatagcataaacacaagaccgtaaggttgtaaggcatggttttaagagctcgtaagcaaatgaaaaattttcatttcttacgttacgaccttacggtcttgtgtttactgctattgtagaacaggcttaaaagggcctcgcacataaaatgcataacataacataagcacaacataagaccgttgggccaatgagcatccagcataaagtcgccatattgatttacataaaattcccattggtccagaggcttTGTGCtatgcttatgctctgttatgcatttcatgtgcgaggcccttaaaggatctcgcacatgaaatgcataacagagcataagcgtagcataaagggcctcgcacatgaaatgcataacataacaaatgcacaacataagaccgatgggccaatgagcatctaacataaagtcgccatattgatttacatagcattttcattggtccgtcgctcttatgttgtgcttatgttacgttaagcatttcatgtgcgaggcccttaaggcctctggaccaatggaaatcttatgtaaatcaatatggcgactttatgctggatgctcattggtccatcggtcttatgttatatttatgttatgcatttcatgtgcgagaccCTTAAGAGAAAGAATCGCCGTGGGGGGGTCACGTAACCGactctgtgattggctggcggaaatgtgcagattttgcattgcgaccccagggggtcgattgtgtatcatgtaactagagagaaaattacaaaagtgagcaaattcacggcgggtcccgatagcgcacatcccgatagcgcacattccgatagcgcacatcccgatagcacacaaccactcacaatggcagatgcctaaaaattttccgtaggttgggttagataagtcaagttgattggttggtgggctatcgggatgtgcgctatcggaaccctcgcCCGCGGTTTCAATcgcctagtttacatcgagcacttgatacgcgtactaactcgtaactttctattaatttatcttactgtcgacaatacgtgtatatataatacatatatttaattatcttgattcatattataccaacttaatatactattttttaaatttattgccgaaatcaaaacaatttaatagaaaattactagttagtacgcgtatcaagtgctcggtacaagggcctagtttacaccgagcacttgatacgcgtactaactcgtaactttctattaaattatcttactttcgacaatgcatgtatacatgatacatatatttaattatctcgatttatattgtaccagcttagtatattattctttaaatttattgccgaaattaaaataatttaatagaaaattactagttagtacgtgtatcaagtactcggtgtaaactaggccaaggTCATACTTTTAATTGATCTGAAGTAAAATCTgtagtgataataaaaaagttctgCATTCTTAAGGCtggtttataattacttaaagtaggtttataatagccgtaaccgtaagaaattgaccaatagTTGATGTAAGATATTGACCATCatagttaatttataagaaaataatcgacgattaaccaatttcttacggttacggctattataaactttaagtgtagtattaaattttaaactattaatatcaataatgacACAAATCAGAAAAAACTGTTCTGCATGTGGTACATTGcattacaacaataaatttatttttcagaaggaCGGTGTGAACAtaagcagatatatatatatttatacagctCAGTTAGTCAGCTAGTCGCTGAATTGTCATCATCACCTTGGTTTATCTTGAGCGCCTACTCATGCAGAAATAATATCGGCTAACTAGAAACGAATTGTGCTGGAGACTATTTTATTGCCAATTTTATCAGGCAGTGTAAAATGTGGATCACTCGCAAAAACTGAGAGACATCACGGTGAAAGACGAATGTAAATATGCTTATCATAAGGATTTCTTTGTGCTCGAGCGAAATAATCTAGGCCATCCCtggtatatttgcaatatttaatattaattaataatacttaacaATTACCTGCCGATTCCGTTAGCTCTTCAgttcaaatgaaattaaaatcatagcttaataatatataagatagtattacagtatacaaaaattacttaaatgcaaCGTTTCTATTGGAGGAGTCCTAGGGAATATTACGAAAATAGCCAAACGGCAAATAAGTAcatccaaggactttgattctgtccatggggaaatttttcaaactgaaaagtcgctatctttctacatacttacagttcatgattaacgtaacaaccaataagctttagtcgttttattaatcatgtactgcgagtatgtagaaagtggtgacttctcagtttggaaaatttccccatggacagaatcaaagtccttggggacaatcatgaaactttttccctagggcggaaacgtgaaaagtgaaaatctttaccattgaagttaatggagaaatttttcacttttcacgtttccgccttagggaaaaagtttcatgatagactcccttgggtgtacacccaaggactttgattcatgattaatgaaacaactagagcttattggtcgttacgttaatcatgaactgtaagtatgtagaaagataacgacttctcagtatgaaaaattttcccatggacagaatcaaagtccttgggtgtacaacgTTTAGTTGATCGGAACGAAGGTAAAGTTGAAGGAAAACAAAACGAGTTGACCGAAGATTAAACTGCGTTCAAAATTGAACGAAGTTCACATGAACTTAAGTTGAACCACATTGGAGGAAACGGGCATTAATGTTCTGTTCTTCTTAactataaaagaatttttatttattcatggaattgaagtttatttacgatctggaaaagaataaaaagaacatttttagaaacattattgatttttaacatataaattaatattgattaatgtataatgtagttgaataatttcaaagttatttttactgattatgagtttataataaacaggaattctatatgatatgcttgaaatattatatgctttaatatgtacctaataattaataattgttttattaattttgatttgtttccgatataaccacaaactttagaatagattaattaatttttacaaacagaaatttaaacgaaatccagtgtttagacaaaaaaaattacaataaatctaaattcaaatcattctttgtaacttaatctttgattttttgtgttattattttaaaaaataaagagacttttcaagcatgcttctcggtctccacgctttcgtcatcaatcggattacatttgagacagcaatcgtcaatccgattagcctagggaaattttctatacttacgttgagtaccattgttcaatccaatccgagatccgattagttatcgtaaacaccttGTGCAAAAATGTAACTAAATAGAACAGACCATCGATTCGGAGTAGAGTCAGTAAATCGAACGCTTCTACTCgcttaaattattatactaatatAAAATCCATCATAACTTACTATAATACAGAAGAAATttacattcttttattatattttatgatttgaataggttagaaataaaatagaaaataacgaAGACAAAGCTAATCGACGATGACAAGATGGGAAAATAACTAGGCAACTTTATGAAGTATGTATGGATGCATGTAACatacatatgcatacatatgtatacatacaaatGTTCAACGTGTACAAAAATTCCAGGACAGGTATACATACgtttaataagtattattttgataattaatcacCTGCTTTACTCttcatgttataattttttttgctagaTCTTCAggattattttcttaatttaatttgttcagTTTGTCTCTACTTATTGtcacaatcaaatataataaatgtcacAGTATATAAGTGGTCAATACAATCCATGCATATGCATAATAaacatagtaaaaaattattcaaaaatacttttttatcttttaataatttttatcttaattatttcatcttaatagtattattaactaaaaataacATGATATTATGAAACATATGTGACATTTgtatatt comes from the Solenopsis invicta isolate M01_SB chromosome 14, UNIL_Sinv_3.0, whole genome shotgun sequence genome and includes:
- the LOC105198102 gene encoding zinc finger matrin-type protein 2; amino-acid sequence: MSMRPDDHRRKWNREEYERIALQRLQDEIAEEELGIPKQPAVKRELLKQRDYKVDLESKLGKSVVINKNTPSSQTGGYYCNVCDCVVKDSINFLDHINGTKHQRNLGMSMKIERSTLDQVRARFAQNKKKLEEKKKDYDLEQRVKELKEEEEKIKEYRKEKRKDKKRKIEELSEDDAGPSDEMAAIMGFSGFGSKKK